CGACGACAGCGACGAGATCTCTAAGAAGACAAAAACGTTAAACAGATCGCCGGTGATGCAGATCCCCAGCAATCCGGTCAGGCACAACAGATAGGTTGCGTAAAACAGATAGTGCTTCGACGCCGGGATCTCAGCTTCCACACTTGGCGGCGCGTATAACAGCACGACCGCGCCGATCGCAGAGACAAACAGCAGCACAAATCCGCTGAGCCCATCGACGACGTATTCGATGCCGTAGGGAGGCGCCCAATTGCCGATGTTGTAGTGAATCGGCCCCGATCGAACGACCTCGGCCATCAGACCAACCGACATCGCAAAGACGGCGCAGGCGACGGCGAGAGCCAGCAAATAAACGAGCTTGCGATTTCCAATCAGCACGCACAGCGGTGCTGCAATCAACGGTACCACGATCAGCAGGACCGGCAGGTTTTGAGCGATCACGGCAGCCGATCCATTTCCAAAATCTTCTCCTCATCGATCGTTCCGTAGTCTTCACGGATACGCACGATCAACGACAGCGCCAGGGCGGTCGTGGCGATACCGACCACAATCGCCGTCAGCATCAAAACACTCGGCAGGGGATTCGAGTAGATGATCCCATCGACTTCTCCCGACATCCTCGCTCCCGCTTCGATCACCTCTTCCACACTCTTGCCTGTTGCATGAGCCACTTCGGCCGCGTGCGAGGCGGCGTGTCCGGCGGCTTCCCCGTCGGCATGTCCATCGTGAGCGTGGTTCTGCACAATCCGAGGAGGAACGATCGGCGCGGTGCCGCCGTGGATCTTCCCCATCGTGATGTACAACAGGAAGACCGAGGTTTGGAAGATGTTCAGGCCGATGATCGATTTCATCAAATTGCGTCGGGCAATGACCATATAGAACCCGGTCATCATCAAAAAGATGACAACCCAGTAGTTATACAATCCGACGACTTGTTCCATATTCACAGAACGTGTTTCCTTCCCGCAAACGTGTAGAAGATCATCGTCATCACCGCAGTCACCGTGATCCCTACACCAAGCTCCACAACAAAGATCCCCAAGTGTTGGCCATGCGGCAGGATGCCGGGCAGCAGGTGGTGATCGAGGACTTCATAGTCGAGGAACTTTCCGCCCAACAAGATGGTGGTGATCCCCGTCCCCGCGTAGATCAAGACGCCCAACGCCATCATCTTTTCAACGGCCCAAGCCGGGACGACGCGCTGCACAGCTTGCAGTCCGAAGACCAAGCCGTACAGGATCAACGCTGCAGCCAAGATCACGCCGGCTTGGAAGCCGCCGCCGGGGCCAAAGTCACCATGGAATTGAACGTAGAAACCAAACAACAGGATGTAGGGAATCAGCAGTTTGGTGACGACTCGAATGATCGGAAACGCAATCATTGGGAGACAGCCTCCCGTTCGGGCTCGTCTTTCTCTTTTCGTAAGATCAGCAGCACCGCGATCCCAGCTGTCAAAACAACCGTCGTTTCGCCAAGCGTATCGTAACCGCGGTAGCTAGCCAAAACGGAGGTGATCACGTTCGGCAAGCCGTGCATGTCGACTTGCGATTTTTCGACAAACGATGGCCGCGGATGCAGGTGAATCGGATCGTTGGGATCGCCAAAATGAGGCATGTCCAGCGTGCCGTAGACCAACGCACAACCGGTGATCGTGACAACCGTCAACGGCACCAAAGCGGGCTTGCGACGGCCGGCGTCACTGGGACCGACCAGGACCAACGTGCTGAGCATCAGGACGGTCGAGATCCCCGCGCCAACAGCCGCTTCGGTAAACGCGACGTCGGGCGCGTCGAGGATCAGCATCCAACTGGCGCTAAGAAAACTGTAGATCCCCGTGAACATGATCGCTGCCCACAGATCGCGGATCCGCGCGACGGTGACCGCGGTCGCGGCGAGCATTGCGAGAATGGTAAAGACGATCAGATTCATACTTCCGTTCCCGAGCTTCCATCGCGTCGTGAGGAATCCAGCACAGGTTTCAACCCATGTGTGAAAGCGGAACGCGCCAACGCGTGGCACGAACTGGGGCTGGTCACCAGCAAGAAGAACAAGATCATTATCAACTTCACCGCGGCGAGACTGAGCCCTACTTGGAAGACCAGTCCCAACAAGATCGCTCCGGCACCCATCGTGTCGGTGATTCCAGCGCCATGCAGTCGCGAGAAGAATTCGGGCAAGCGGACGATCCCGATTCCACCGACGATCGAAAAAAAGGCACCGATCAACATCAGGGCCCAGCTGAGGATATCGAGCGCGATCATAGCTCGGTCCCCTCGCGGCTGAAGCTGCCGTATTCGGTGAATCGCAGCAGGGCGACCATCCCGATGAAGTTCATCAGGCTGTAGAGGAGCGCCAGGTCGAGAAAATCGCCTCGCTCGGTGGCGACATCCACCACCGCAATCAGCAGCACGGTTTTGGTTCCGACCATATTCAGCGCCAGCACGCGGTCGAAAACGGTTGGGCCGAGCATCGCTCGGATCAGAGCCAACGCCATCGTGATCAGGATCGCGATCGATGTTATCAGGAAGATGCCTGTCATGACCGTTACTTCTCCAATGCGCAAACGCGGCGATCCATTTCGCCGGAGAGGTCTTCGGCGGCCCCTTCGAACGACAATGCATGGACCAGAATCGAATTACCTTCGACGCGAACGGTCACCGTTCCGGGAGTCAGGGTGATCGAGTTGGCGAGAATAACGCGGCCCAACTCGGTCTTTTGATTCGCCGAAACGCGGATCATGCTCCGTTGCAGCGGCATTTTGGGCGACAGTATGATCCGTGTGACTTCCATGTTCGACTGAACGATCTCTTTGATCAGCCACGGCGCGTAGGAGGTGAACGGTCGCAGGCCCAGATGAGCCGGCGCCCCTTCCTCGTCGATGATCTTCATCCGTCGCGAGATCGCCACCGAAATCACACACGACCCAACTCCCAAAGCGATCAGGAAAGGATCGTCAAAGTGCCCCGACCACAACAACCAGGTTGCGAACAAGGCGATGCTGAGAGTGATGATAAACAGATATTTCACAGTATGCTCTACGCATTCTCGAACGATAGGCAAGATGGAAGCACTATAACGATCGATCAAGTCGACTTGCAGGGGGGCTGTCAGCCATTTCATGCTCTCGCTCGCCCCGTTTTCACCGCCTCCCCGCCAATGGCAACCGGTCCCACCCAACGCCGACGCCGCGGCGTCGAGGTCGCCTCTATAGACGCAGCGATCGAACAGCCCCGATCTTCGGCAAAACCGATTGGACCGCGACCCTTTGCTAGCCACAGTCGTCCGATTGCGATTGCTGTTGCAGCGGCTAGAGCTAGATTTCCGAGGCGATACCTTAAACGTCTCCCCCGCGCCGACTAAGGTTGCGGTTACCCAAACGCCAGTTTCACCAACGCCCAAACAACGTGACAAATTACCAAGGCCTGCCCGATTCGCTGAGTCTGATGCTGATGAGTATCAGTCTATTGGTGGCGTTTTGGATCAGCGGCCAGCGAGATTCGGGCGGCGGGCGTGTTGTCGCGGCGATCGATTCGCTCTCCAAACGCCCCTGGATCAGCCTGCTGCTGGTGTTTGCCGTCTCGCTGGTGACGAATCTCGGCCTAACGCTGATTCGGTATCCGTTGCCTCGAATTCACGACGAGTTCAGTTATCTGCTGGCCGCCGACACCTACGCCTCGGGGCGGCTGACCAATCCAACGCACCCGTATTGGAAACACTTCGAGACCTACCACGTCCTCTCGCAGCCCAGCTACATGTCCAAGTATCCGCCGGGCAACGGGATCTTCCTGGCGCTAGGGCAGGTGACCACCGGGCATCCGATCGTCGGCAGCTGGCTCGCGTTGGCTCTGGGAATCGCGGCCACCTATTGGGCGTTGCGCGGCTGGATCCATCGTCGCTGGGCTCTGATTGCCGGACTGTTGCTGGCGATTAACGTCCCGATGCTGATGGCTTGGGGGCAAACCTACTGGGGCGGCGGAGTCCAACTGCTCGGCGGTTCGCTGTTGATCGGCGCCCTGCGGCGGATCACCGACCGCGACCGCTGGCCACGCCCGGTCTGGCAATACGCCAGTCTGTTTGCGTGCGGAGCGGTCATTTTGGCGAACAGCCGCCCGCTGGAAGGCTTCTTGCTGTGCGGCGTCGCAGCGGTTGTGTTGCTCCGCTGGCTCTGGAAGTCCCCCGCTTCGGATCGTATCAACAATTTGGTTCAGGTGGCTCTGCCGAGCCTGTTGATCGGCGGTATCGGAATCGTGAGCCTGGCGATCAACAACGCTGCAGTCACTGGCCGGGCGACTCAGTTGCCCTACTCGGCTCACTCCAAACAATACACCGCCACGTCGATGGTGATCTGGAACGCGATGCCGCCGGTTCCGAAATACAACCTTCCCGCGATGGAAGCTTTTTACCGCAACTGGTGCCGACAACGGCAGCTCGATGCGCAAACGTTCGCCGGATATACGTCGTTGGTTTCCAGCAAACTGCAGCATCTGAGTCATTTCTACACGTTCATGGGTGGTCTGTGCCTGTTGCCTGCGTTGGCGTTGATCCGCCGCGACCGATGGTTGTTGTTTGCCGTCGCCGTTGTGCTGGGGCTGTTGGTGATCGAGTTCCAATTCGTCCACTCACGGACCTTCCCGCACTATGTCGCTCCGGTCGCCTGCCTCTTTTATGTCGCGATGTTTCAGTCGCTGCGATGGCTGCACGCCGCCGGACACAGTAATCGGCTGGCACGTATGATTCTGCCGACGATCGTTGTCTACAGCCTGTTAGCCTTGATCGCGTATGCAGTCGGCAACGCCACGCGAATCGAATCCCCCAACCGATCCGAGATCGCCGAACTCCTGGAACAAGAGCCGGGCAAACATCTTGTATTGGTTGAATATTCACCCGATCACAACGTCCATCGCGAGTGGGTCTACAACCGCGCCGACATCGACAACGCTCCAATCGTCTGGGCCCATCGCCTGGGTCCCGAAGCCGACACGCCGCTACTAAAACACTTCGCCGATCGCAACATCTGGCTCTGGCAAGCCGATCGCGGCGTCGAAGGCCTAGCGCAGTTCGAACCACCGGCCGATAAACGGTAGCGAGCAAGCATCTCTCAGTGACTGCTACCTAAGTTTCACCCCAAACTCCTGAGCCCGGAGGGCGGAACATGAACTGCCGGTGGTGTGAGCCACCGGAACCGAAGAGCCACAAGAATTTTCAAAGGCCGGAGGCCGACACACTACAAGCCTGACTTTGGCTGTGGCTGCGCACAGCAAGAACTTGTGCCAGCCTTCGGCCTCGTGTTTTGAGGCTGCTTGATACCGGTGGTTTACACTACCGGCAGAGGATGTGTCGGCCTCCGGCCTGATACATGCAGTCTTGTCCCCGAGTCTGGTCGCTGGCATCCGGTGGCCCCTTGAGCACGGAGGGCGGAATAAAGAGGTGGTGACCTGATCTTGGGCGCGCTCGGGATCAGGTCACCACCTCAAAAGGTCTGTTCCCGTGCGAAGGGCCTCTCACGGAGGCACGAAGGCACAGAGAAGGGTAACTGATCATGAGGCAAAAACGAAACGGATCGTGGCGCAGGTGGACGAACCTGAAAATCAGCTGGCCGAATCCAAAACCGTCGGCGAGCAACTCTTGGAAGCCTTCGTCGCCAAGGTGACGAAGGCTTAAGCACCGTGCCTTGGTGCCTCCGTGAGAGTCGTCTGTTCCCGTGCAAAGGGTCTCTCACGGAGGCACGAAGGCACAGAGAAGGGTAACTGATCATGAAGCAGAAACGAAACGGATCGTGGCGCAGGTGGACGAACCTGAAAATCAGCTGGCCGAATCCCACGCCGTCGGTTAGTAACTCCTGGAAGCCTTCGTCGCCAAGGTGACAGCGGCTTAAGCACCGTGCCTTGGTGCCTCCGTGAGAGTCGTCCGCTACGATCCCCAGCGAAGGGCCTCTCGCGAAGCCACGAAGGCACAGAGGAAGAGGTGTCGGCTAGCAAAGATCGCGACCGTCTGGAGGCCGGTTGAATGAACGAGGGCGGCATTTTCATCGATGACGATGGCGATGCAGGAATCGTTCTACAGAGCGATTGAAGAAGGGGCGAGTGGGGTAAATAAAAATCCACCGTGTGGCGTGGCACAAACAGGCGGTCAGACGCAATCGCAGAATCGAAGTGGATACGAAAAAAGCCCGCAAAACACTAGGTTTAACGGGCCTTTGATTGCTGGTGATCTTGTCACCAAGTACCGAAGGTGGGACTCGAACCCACACTGGATTGCTCCAACTGGATTTTGAATCCAGCGCGTCTGCCAATTCCGCCACTTCGGCATATCGTAAAACCGTCGATCTGGAAGCCTGCGGTACTCGAAAGCACTGCGACCAGGATCGCGATACGCGGGGGAGTGATTGTTCGGGGCAGTCCGCCAATCTCCGCGTGGGGTGAGTATCTCGCAGCTGATGATATTTTGCAAGCCGGGCTGGGATGTCACCAGCAAAAAAACTGCGGAGACGCGGAAGAACTGTATCGATTGGATGCATCTTGCGGGACGGTGCGGGGCGACCAGCGACGATTTCGCGTCGGAACGTTGCACCGAGCCCTGAACCGCACTTTGCCGCTTGGGACTTTAGCTGTAGACTTTCTACTCGCGAATCCCCCTCAGAATGCGGTGGGGCAAACGCGACAAAAACAAAAAACGGATGGGTGGCCGAGTGGTCGAAGGCTCTAGTCTTGAAAACTAGCGTACGGGTGACCGTACCGTGGGTTCGAATCCCACCCCATCCGCTGATTGGTCATTTAGGAACTTCCTAAATGGCCTTTTTTCTTGGCGTTTTGCTTCGCCAATCGCGACGGTGCCCCGCCTCACTCTCCATCGCTTCCTCCCCCGGCGTCCGCTTCAGGTCAAATACGCTATCGCGTTTAGGCAAGCCAGTGGTCGAACAAGAGCTCGCGGTTTCTTGTCGAACCGGATGCAATCGCGTGTCGGCCGATCGCTCCAATTGAACACGGATTTGCTCAGAGGCCCTCTTCAGAGCCGTGTGTGGATTGTCGTCCCATCTGATATAACTGGCAGAATCGGTGCGAAATCGCCGAAGTCCCGATGCTACGATGCCGACGATACCCATTGATATTATGGGCTTGCCCCTTGGCTGACTGGCGCAACGGTGCCGGATCGGCGAGATCGGAAACTGATTGATGTTTGACTTCTCGTAAAGGACCTTCCACATGCCGCGCGGAAAAACTTACGCCAATGCATCGCAAGCGATTGGCGACACCCCGATGATCCAAATCAACCGCTTGGTCCCTGGCGATCAAGCGACGGTGTTTGCCAAGTGCGAGTTCTTCCAGCCGCTTAATAGCGTCAAAGATCGGATCGGCGTGGCGATGGTTGAAGCGGCCGAGAAGTCGGGGGTCTTGAATTCCGAGACACACATCATCGAACCGACCAGCGGCAACACGGGGATCGCGCTGGCGTTTGTTTGCGCTGCCAAGGGTTACAAGTTGACGCTGACGATGCCCGAGTCGATGTCGGTCGAACGCCGCGCGCTGCTGCGAGCGATGGGTGCCAATTTGGTGCTGACGCCAGCGGCCGAAGGGATGAAGGGAGCGATTAACCAAGCTGCGGAATTGGTCGACAAGGGGGACAATGCTTGGATGCCACAACAGTTTGAAAACCCGGCCAATCCCGCGATCCATGAAGCGACCACCGGTCCAGAGATCTGGGAGGATAGCGGTCACGATATCGACGTGCTGATTGCGGGCGTTGGCACCGGCGGCACGATCACTGGCGTGGCGCGGTACATGAAAAGCGTCAATCCCGACTTCAAAGCGATCGCTGTCGAACCAAAGCATTCGCCCGTGATCAGTGGCGGCGCACCGGGCAAGCACCGGATTCAAGGCATCGGTGCCGGTTTTATCCCTGGCAATCTCGATACTTCGATCATCGATGATATTGTGCTTGTCGACGATGAGGACGCCTTTGAGACGGGGCGCCAATTGGCCAAGCAAGAAGGGATCGTGGCTGGGATCAGCAGCGGTGCGAACATGTGGGCCGCTCAACAGATCGCCGCTCGCCCCGAGTACAAGGGGAAGCGAATCGTGACGATCATGTGCAGCCTGGGCGAACGCTACCTGAGCACGCCACTGTTCAGCGACCAATAAAAGATCGCCGCCAAGCGATTGTCGCTCGCTTCGTTAAACCGGCTGCCCGATCGGGCAGCGCGTGTTGCTGGGGCAATGCTCCGAAAACGCGCGGGGCGATGCCCACGCGGTTAAAGCTAGTCGCGCGGGGCGATGCCCACGCGGTTAAACTAGTCGTGCGGGGCGATGCCGGCGCGAGTGAACTGGTTTTGCACGCGGGGTGGTGAAGGGTTTGCTTACGATGTCAAGCAGTGGCGGTTGGCCATCGAGATCCCGCTGACGATTGCTCCGACAATTCCGACGAAGCCCTGGTCGGTTCCGCACAGGAACAGATTCGATAGATGTGTCTGTCCATCGAGTTGTTTTTCAGGGGCGCCATAAATCGCACCGTTATCGTGCCACGTAAAACGGCGGATCGTCTTGGGCGTGAAAACGTCGGTGTCGATGACGTGCCGGCGGAAATCGGGCATGAAGCGAACCGCCGCGTCGATCGCTTCATCGTATTGAATCGTCTTCTGTCGACGATACTCTTCGTCGGACAGCCCGCACCAGCGATCGTGATTCGCCAGGGTGGTGATCCGAATCACCCCATCGGGCAACTGGCCATCGGAATCGTCGTACAGGTAATTGTTCGGTGAGCAGACGACGCCGGTGCGTGGATCGCACAGCGTATTCTCCGGTCGTTCCCAGTGGAAACGCGGGCTGTCGTTGTAGAACAGAATCGTGCGATCGAATCCGATCTGCTTGGGCTGACGATCGAGGATCGAAATCGATTCGATAAACGACAGCTGGCCGGCGCGGGCGACGTCGACTTGCGTGATGTC
Above is a genomic segment from Rosistilla ulvae containing:
- a CDS encoding sodium:proton antiporter, whose amino-acid sequence is MEQVVGLYNYWVVIFLMMTGFYMVIARRNLMKSIIGLNIFQTSVFLLYITMGKIHGGTAPIVPPRIVQNHAHDGHADGEAAGHAASHAAEVAHATGKSVEEVIEAGARMSGEVDGIIYSNPLPSVLMLTAIVVGIATTALALSLIVRIREDYGTIDEEKILEMDRLP
- a CDS encoding Na(+)/H(+) antiporter subunit B, which produces MIAFPIIRVVTKLLIPYILLFGFYVQFHGDFGPGGGFQAGVILAAALILYGLVFGLQAVQRVVPAWAVEKMMALGVLIYAGTGITTILLGGKFLDYEVLDHHLLPGILPHGQHLGIFVVELGVGITVTAVMTMIFYTFAGRKHVL
- a CDS encoding DUF4040 domain-containing protein, whose translation is MNLIVFTILAMLAATAVTVARIRDLWAAIMFTGIYSFLSASWMLILDAPDVAFTEAAVGAGISTVLMLSTLVLVGPSDAGRRKPALVPLTVVTITGCALVYGTLDMPHFGDPNDPIHLHPRPSFVEKSQVDMHGLPNVITSVLASYRGYDTLGETTVVLTAGIAVLLILRKEKDEPEREAVSQ
- the mnhG gene encoding monovalent cation/H(+) antiporter subunit G, which codes for MIALDILSWALMLIGAFFSIVGGIGIVRLPEFFSRLHGAGITDTMGAGAILLGLVFQVGLSLAAVKLIMILFFLLVTSPSSCHALARSAFTHGLKPVLDSSRRDGSSGTEV
- a CDS encoding monovalent cation/H+ antiporter complex subunit F is translated as MTGIFLITSIAILITMALALIRAMLGPTVFDRVLALNMVGTKTVLLIAVVDVATERGDFLDLALLYSLMNFIGMVALLRFTEYGSFSREGTEL
- a CDS encoding Na+/H+ antiporter subunit E, which gives rise to MKYLFIITLSIALFATWLLWSGHFDDPFLIALGVGSCVISVAISRRMKIIDEEGAPAHLGLRPFTSYAPWLIKEIVQSNMEVTRIILSPKMPLQRSMIRVSANQKTELGRVILANSITLTPGTVTVRVEGNSILVHALSFEGAAEDLSGEMDRRVCALEK
- the cysK gene encoding cysteine synthase A yields the protein MPRGKTYANASQAIGDTPMIQINRLVPGDQATVFAKCEFFQPLNSVKDRIGVAMVEAAEKSGVLNSETHIIEPTSGNTGIALAFVCAAKGYKLTLTMPESMSVERRALLRAMGANLVLTPAAEGMKGAINQAAELVDKGDNAWMPQQFENPANPAIHEATTGPEIWEDSGHDIDVLIAGVGTGGTITGVARYMKSVNPDFKAIAVEPKHSPVISGGAPGKHRIQGIGAGFIPGNLDTSIIDDIVLVDDEDAFETGRQLAKQEGIVAGISSGANMWAAQQIAARPEYKGKRIVTIMCSLGERYLSTPLFSDQ